One Aegilops tauschii subsp. strangulata cultivar AL8/78 chromosome 7, Aet v6.0, whole genome shotgun sequence genomic window carries:
- the LOC109745969 gene encoding B3 domain-containing protein Os06g0194400, with translation MAGAIAYEEQRRRQVEENKRKLEELKLHHLSAAVREAATPKPSPTKSLKRKRVPREAGEDTPIRRSGRVASLPEQPKYRFEDVFHVLEKKIRRGRRTTTSTRSDLINRVYATDKAREYATTMAEELQAKLGSGYPSFVKPMTQSHVTGGFWLGLPLPFCRKHLPKRDERLTLKDEQGVESETLYLALKNGLSAGWRGFAIQHNLVDGDCLVFELINRTTFKVYIIRQSSYYER, from the exons atgGCCGGAGCGATCGCGTACGAGGAGCAGCGCCGGCGGCAGGTGGAGGAGAACAAGCGGAAGCTGGAGGAGCTCAAGCTGCACCACCTCTCCGCCGCCGTCAGGGAGGCCGCCACCCCCAAGCCCTCGCCG ACCAAGTCCCTGAAGCGGAAGCGGGTGCCGCGGGAGGCCGGCGAGGACACCCCGATCAGGCGGTCCGGCCGCGTCGCCAGCCTCCCCGAGCAGCCCAAGTACCGATTCGAG GATGTCTTTCATGTCCTCGAGAAGAAGATCAGGAG GGGGAGAAGGACGACGACCAGCACAAGGAGCGACTTGATCAATCGAGTGTACGCTACAGACAAGGCCAGAGAGTATGCCACCACCATGGCCGAAGAGCTGCAGGCCAAGCTGGGGTCCGGCTACCCCAGTTTTGTCAAGCCCATGACGCAGTCACATGTCACCGGAGGGTTCTGGCTG GGCCTCCCGTTGCCCTTCTGCCGGAAACATCTCCCGAAGCGTGACGAGAGGCTCACTTTGAAGGATGAGCAGGGTGTCGAGTCCGAAACGCTCTACCTTGCGCTTAAGAACGGCCTCAGTGCCGGATGGAGAGGGTTCGCCATCCAGCACAACCTGGTTGATGGTGATTGTCTGGTGTTCGAGCTGATCAACCGGACGACGTTCAAG